The Rhopalosiphum maidis isolate BTI-1 chromosome 2, ASM367621v3, whole genome shotgun sequence genome segment tattatacacgtatagtcatatcaatattacaaattaaacttATGTAGCCATATTATAAGTGCACACGCTGATCaatgcattatatttacattatccaCTTCTAATAAGCGtgttatgtattgtttttgtcCATGCATCCATATTGTAAGTATGCAATTTAATGTACAGGTCTTCGATGAATCCGTGTAGCCTGTGcaggtataaaataacttattaagatTTGTATCAATAATGAACATATTATCGTTTGTTGAAAGCGttatagtgtttttattttttataagataaacattttttggggTATGTACCTTCAAGTTATGATCTGTATAAAAGTACAGAATAACTCAACAATCGGCGTTTCTTGGTATCTTATTAAACATTACTTATTAGccatgtatttaaaacattagtaaataatatctccttcaattatcattaatttttattcactaaACATAAATTGCGTAGagcaaatactattttaaaataaattatcaatgtatCTTTTCTCGTTAagaaatttatctatttattattgtaaagttaaaattaaacatatcatAGAGATACAAATaactatagcctataggtcATTATATTGGGTACTTAGTATTATGTAACAAAATGTAGTTATATGCAGTGGCGGATTTACAAGGGGGGGGTCCTGGGGGTCTGGACCCCCAGACactgatatatacatatataattatttaagaagactagattttattttgtaaaatttgaattttaggtCCACattcaatatagtatatacataaacacaatataatacatataatacatttgtttttattaaaataaaaataatatatttgaaatacatattattttttaggacTCTTCCCCCtagaaaatgttttgaaaaaccaCCATTGGTTATATGATATTGGTGGTTTACGCATGGTGTTCAATATGTATCTATAGAAGATATAAGaagatacaattttgtttagatattttaaactctATATCGTGACTCGTgagactatattattagaaacttAAcggtatattctattattaatttttaatatcactgtttagtgtattatttgtaaacagATCCAAAGGTTTATTGTAATCGATGTTATTATTGGATCTTGAATAAGTagtttaataaagtttaaaccataaattcttataaattaggtaaaatAGGATACAGATATATTAGGAATTAGGTTTAATATAAGGCAGATATATAATTGTTGACGTGTCGTAGTAAAACTCAAAcagaatatagaaaaataacaacattcgTAGGcaaatttgtgtattttatattatatgttatattttatataatttttataatttaatattggtaaatgcaacatttttttcttacaaataATTACTAGGTATCCATATAAGTACCTAACACAAATAATGCAATATGATCaagctattatttatattcgtgtattaattatttatggtgcagataaaacttttcaaaaaaaaaaatattttttcatgatactacttaaatgatatacctatataggacTATAGCAGGTacaccttaaaaaaaattaatgttttaataatttaaagatattaagtatattaattaaaaaagatattaaaagtaaatattattaattatattaaattaataacataaatgtatatattgtgtacataattgttaaactcaacaaaataaaaatatttgctatgatgataaattgtttaatgtataataatgcatattatataaattatgaatgtcATGTATTTAAACGAACATTCTCaacttaaatactaatttaaaaacaaattaaaatgaatcttttttagataggtaggtaatttatcagaaatatctgaacaaacaataataatttgttttacaatatcGTCTGTGCCtagataaactattaaaaatttgttgcGTAGATAgcttagtaatattttttttaaatttaaaacaacaatacatgtgtgattaacatttttggtttgtgtatttatatataattgctaaactatgaaaacaattatgtttatagtaagtactaaataaatatatataagtatacttaattatttgaactgtcaatataaattaatagttatttatctaCATATAACCATCATAAGAAGAGATATATGGGTGGTATCCGGTTCAgtgctatattataaatttataaataatatagtagggcAGATACGATAAGAGCATAAAGTCTATATTACAAGACTTATTCATCACACATTTTatgacagtataatataatgtagaataataattgtttagttaaaattttaaattttaaatcaaatatttgtgtttatttattaagtagagaaaattaaattaaaattaaaaagtagatTCATCGTGAGATCTTTCTTCACCAGACTCATCAGATTGATCAGACTCATCAGATGAATCAGCAGAATTCACATCTTTCCATTCTTCGTCCCATTCTTTGAGAAAATTTTCTTCATTCATTCCGAAATTCCATTCGACTTTTGTGAAAAGAGTttcaataaagaaattatCAAAGTAAGCAAAAAgattaattgcatttttaaattcacagTCTGGTATTTTACAAGCAGCACGTGGGAGATCCATATATTCGGTTGTGGAcatctatttaattaacaatacaaaaatgtattagataagtaaataaacagcaaaatctatatttataaaggtatatggtatatatattgaGGTACTGACTATTATAGTCTACAatgatgtgttaaattataattaaacggtTACAACTTAACCATcatgattaaaaattcaaaaatgtatagtttataaaagggtcaaaatattttttaaatgttatataatgtcTAGAAAACAGTTATCTTAGTATTTGAAGAGAATTAcggttattagtttttttgattacaacacatataatacaaaatcaattttttgaaaaactagttttttgtaaatatttcgtaatataattttttttttgtttacacatttttatttagttttgaatgAATTAAAGGAAGATATAGTGATTTTGTATGAATTTTTAGaatggaaattaataaaaatcatgatgCTGTATTCAATATCCAATTTTTTAGTCAGATAATTCATGTAgtatttcgataaaattacCTTAGTTTTGTTTCTTGGTTTCACATTTGTTATTATCTTCGACAACGAATCTCCATGTTTGTAACTAAAATGATCGGTTACTTTTGTGATCATCTTCAAgcctaaatagttaatataatcgtttatatcttataaataatttataatatattatatttttagtcattttttaaattatcttgaaCTCACATTCAGGATTAGAATAAATAAGTGGTTCTgctttaataacttttagcAGATAATCTTGTGAAATGAATACTAGCCTAACAAGATCCAGCAGTTCtggtaataaatgttttcgGCCACTTTCATCATGTTTTACCCAAGCCATGACAGCCATATATACctgaaaaaagtttaatatttttcttgccattaaactattatattctgtatggttgtaataaaaatataaataacaataatattgccaTGGATGACATTTGGAGTAAATTTAACACGCAGTTTATGTGCAATGCATcctttaaaacattttcacattactagataatttatttctagctcaatgttttttcaaaaaaaaaaaaaaaaaatatgaatgccGGGTTGCaagaaaattgattaattcaatagttcaataaaatttaatggaccAAACACAGACCACTAAATCGTGTTTAAGGGACTATTAGCTcactattgatttaataaatgtttagtgATAGTGTATGCAACTTGCCATAAGTATGTAATGtttaacacattaaaaattaatctatgatttaaagaatttaaaatgatttatttttattttataattttaatgtaagtatctattaaaaaacaaagataatatggtaggtattcattttttcGCCTGGTTTAAATGtggtaaattg includes the following:
- the LOC113551800 gene encoding kelch-like protein 17 isoform X2 encodes the protein MFSGGFVESNKEIVVIKDISNAVLNDLIDFMYTGKLITINDDNVEEILNGADILQLTEVRLKCTKFFMATIVDNNCLKIKDIGDSRGITELSQNCLEHALARFHFVSREKSFLDIDITQLIELIKNDNLSVPDEKYVYMAVMAWVKHDESGRKHLLPELLDLVRLVFISQDYLLKVIKAEPLIYSNPECLKMITKVTDHFSYKHGDSLSKIITNVKPRNKTKMSTTEYMDLPRAACKIPDCEFKNAINLFAYFDNFFIETLFTKVEWNFGMNEENFLKEWDEEWKDVNSADSSDESDQSDESGEERSHDESTF